The Poseidonibacter lekithochrous region TTACTCTTCTTTTATATACTCTCTTCATAAATAAAATACTGTGACAATGACAGTTATATTAAATTAGATAATTATTGTATAATAATTTCATGAAAAAAAATATCGCTAAATATATTGAACAATTTGAACAAACTTTAAACTTTTCTGACCTTTCATGGTGGATTATAGATTATAAAAATGACCCTGGATATTTTTATTGTAATAAAGTTATGGCTAATGCTTTTAATTTAGATATAAATGCCCAAAAACACTCAGTAGTTGACACTTGTCCAATTGCTGGAGATTACATTAAAAATGTACATTTAGCTTCAACAAATAAAGCAAATTTAATCATAAAAGAGTACTTAGAACTTCTTAATCAAGAAAAAAAAGAGTACAACAATACTTTCCCTTATTACGATAAAAATATTGATACTGTCAAATATTTTTCAAGTAAAGCCAAAGCTTTAGAATTAGATGAAGAAGGTAATGTAAGTATATTATTTGGATTAATCGAAAATATTACTTCCAAAGAAACTCTTTCTAAAGAACTTAAAGAATATCACAATATTATTGATACAAATGTCATGACAGCAACTACGAATACAAAAGGTATTATCCTTAATTGTAGTTCAGCATTATGTAATATTACAGGATATTCAAAAGAAGAATTAGTTGGTCAAAAATACAATATTTTAAAACACCCAGATACTTCAGAAAAAATCTTTGAAAAAATGGAATTAGCCCTAGCAAAAGGCGAAATTTGGGAAAATGAAATTAAAAATCAGAAAAAAAATGGTGAAGAGTATTGGATAAAACTAATAGTATCTCCAATTTTTAATGAACAAGGCAAAATAAAAGCCTTTACAACTATTAATCAAGATATTACAGATAAAAAAATTATTGAAAAACTATCAAAAAAAGATAAATTAACAAATCTTTATAATAGAGCTAAATTAGATATTTTATTAGAAAAAGAGCTACAAACTTTTGAGAGATATGAAACTAACTCCTCAATAATAATGCTTGATATTGACTATTTTAAATCAATAAATGATAATTACGGTCATCTAATTGGGGATAAAGTCTTAGTGCAAATTGCCTCTATTTTACGCTCAAATACCAGAATCACTGATTTTGTAGGAAGATGGGGCGGAGAAGAATTCCTAATCATTTGTCCAAATAGTGATATTGAAAATACAGAAAAAGTAGCTTCTAAATTAAAAGATGTATTAGAATTTTCAGATTTTGGAATGAAAAAAAATGTAACAGCAAGTTTTGGAATAAGTTCATACAAAGAAAATGATACAGTTGACACCCTATTACAAAGAGCTGATAATGCTTTATACAATGCTAAAGAAAATGGAAGAAATACCGTAGAATTAATTCCTTAAAAAGAACACCGCTTTAACACTTTTCCTTTTTATAATATATAAATAAAAAAAAGGAAAAGTATGTACTTCTATATAATAATCCTAACTATCATAACAATATTTTCTATCTTTTACATATGCAATAGATCTGATGAATTTTGGCTAAATTTAAGTGAAAAAGACTTCCTATAAAAATAAAGAAATTAGGTATTAAGAGAGATTATAAAAACTGTAATTTTTATATAATTAATATGAAACTTTGTTAAATATATGATTGTCTAATACTTTATCATAATTAGCACTTATACAAAACTAATAAAAATCTAACCACTTTTTGGATAATATATCTGCCTTAAATAAAGAAGAAACTAATAAAAAAAGAATTTAGGTATATAATATGAAAGTAGTAACTGGCGTAGTAGGAAACGACATACACGTTGTAGCAAATAGACTTATCGAACTTTCACTTCAAGCAAGAGGATTCGAAGTATTTAACTTAGGTGTTAATACATACTTAGAAGAATTTGTTGATGCAGTGATTGAAACTGATGCTGATATTTTATTAATATCATCACTAAATGGTGAAGCCGAAGGTTGGGCAAGAGAACTTAAAATTTTAAAATCAAAATATGGAAGTCTTTTAGATGACGTTGTATTTATGATTGGTGGAAATTTAGTAGTTGGTACAGGAACAGCAGAAGATATTGTTCCAAGATTTAAAAACTATGGATTTGACTTAGTATTCCATCAAGTTGACCTAAATACTGGTCTTGATGCATTAGAAGATTTTATGAAAGAGAGAAATAAATAGATGAGTTTATTGCAAGAAGAAAGAAATATCATATTAAACAATGAATATGTAGATAGATTTGATTTTGCAGAAGTTGAAGAGTTTGTAAAAAACGCTTCAAAAAACTTATTCATTTCTCACAACTTTAAAACAAAAGATAAGATGTTAGTTCAGCCAAGAGGTGGATTCCCAACTTATGACAAAATGTTTGCACTTTACGAATTTTTTGATAAAGCAGATGTAGATGTATTACCTTGTACTATTGATTCAAATACAAGATTAAATGACTACGAAACTGCAAAGAAGATGTTAAGACTTTCAGAAGAAAATGAAGTAGATATGTTAAATGGATATCCACTAGTAACTCATGGATATAGAAATACTAGAAAAATGATGACTCATTTTGATAAACCTATTTCTTTAAGACATGGTACTCCTGATGCTAGACTTTTAATTGAAACTGCAATTGCTTCTGGTATTTTTGAAATTGAAGGTGGACCAATTACTTACCTTTTACCATATTCAAAAAACTTCCCATTAGATAAAGCCTTTTTATACTGGAAATATGTTGAGAGAGTTTGTGCTGATTACTCAAAACTAAATGAACCTATTAATAGAGAATCATTTGGACCATTAACAGCAACACTTGTTCCACCTTGTATTACTATTGTAATTCAATTACTTGAGATGTTATTATCACTTGAAGAAGGTGTAAAATCATTCTCTGTTTCATTCTCACAAACAGGTTCTATGAACCAAGATATTGTAATGGGTGCAGTAATTAAAAAACTAGCAAAACATTATGCTCATGAAATTGGTGTAACTGATGCTGATATTCACTTAGTTTATCACCAATGGATGGGTGCTTTCCCAATGGATCCAAACTTTGCAGGACAATTAATTAATATGTCAACTGTAATTGCATCTATGGTTGGAGCAAATAAACTTATTACAAAAACAAAACAAGAAGCTTCTGGAATTCCTACAAAAGAAGCAAATGCTGAAACAGTAGCAAACACTCAATATTTATTAAGAATCTTAAATGGTTTACCAAATATAGTAGATGAAGAGGAAGAAGAGATTTTAACTTTAGAAGTAATGGCAATTATGGAAGCTGTATTTAATGATAAAGCTGACACATTATGGAGAAAAGTATTTAACTCAATTAAAAATGGAACTATTGACGTACCATTCTCTCCTCATATTATTAATAATAATGAAATGATTACAATTAGAGATAAAAAGAAAAATATTAGAATTATCAAAAAAGGAAAAGTTCCAATTCCTGATAGATGTTTTGAATATGAAAAAGCCCAATGTGACTTAACAAAAGATACGACTTCAATCGTAAATGATATTATCCATGATATAGGGATTATGCAATAATGAGCCAAGTAAACGAAAACACAAATGACAAACTATTAATTGATGTGGGAAGTACTTATTTTAAAATGAGTACTTCAAAAGGTGTTGAGCAACACTTTAGAGATTTCAACAAAGATATTTTTGATGATTTAACATACAAATGTGGTGATACAATTAATGCTTATGAAAAAGAAGATGTATATATTTGTTCATCAGCAAATGGTGGATTAAGTACACTTATTATTGGAATTTCTAATTCATTTTCATTAAAATATGCAACTAATATTGCTTTTAACTCTGGTATTAATATTATTGATACTGTTTTAAATAAAGATATTGATACAACTTCAAGACCAAGCGAATTAATCGATGTTGTTATAGTTGTTGGAGGAATTGATTCAGTTTCTAAAATCTTTGATGAAAAACTATTTAACTTTTTAAATGATATTAACTACTCAAATATTGTTTATGTAGGAAGCAAAAAAGAAGCTCCTTATTTAAGTGAAAATATTGAGAATTTAGTAGTTTTACCAAATATTATTACAAATAAACTTCATGTTGAAGAAGAAAATTTAAAAGAGTATTTAACAAACCTATACCAAGCAGATATTATGGGGAAAGAAGATATCAAACACCTATATGATATTACTTCAAACCAAATCTTCTCAACTCCATATATTGTAAATAAAACATTACCATATATTGGTTCTAAATTTACAGTTGCTAATCCATATATTCTTATTGATATTGGTGGAGCAACAACAGATATTCACTACTCAAAAGATTTAGTAGATGAAAATATGGTTACAGAAAATGAATATGATAGATTAGTATTCAAAAAACTTGGGGTTTATAAATCAAAAGAGTCTTTAATTTTTGCAGCTAAAAATAATGAATTTGTATATGAATTATTAGCTCACTTAAAAGTTACAGAACATATCTTTGACGAGACAAGCGAAAAAGCAACTACTATTTTAATGCAATTAGCAATTTTCTTAGTACTTTGTAAAGTATCAACTTATAGAAAAGCATATATCAATTTAAAATTACATGCACTAAATTCAATCGTATTTACAGGTGGAATATCTAAAGTATTAAAGCCGGAAGAAATTGAAGATATTGTATCATTTTTCTATCAAAAAATATTAAGTTCACAACATAATCCAAACATCGTAATGGATAGTAATTACGATATCTGGACTCTTGGCGTGAAAGAAAAATAAAAGGAAATATAAATGTCTATTAACTGTATTAGAACTTTAATTGAAGATGCTGCATTATCTCATGGAGATAAAACAGCAATAACTTTCAATTCAAAAAATATTTCATACAACGAACTATTAAAAAAAGTAAATCAAGTTGCCTTTTATTTAAAAGAATTAGATTTACCAAAAGGAACTAGAGTTGGAGTTTATTCTACAAAAGGAATAGACCAAGTTATTGCAATTCTTGCAATTTTATCTACGGATTATGTATTAGTTCCTTTAACAAAACTATTAAAATCTGAACAAGTAGAATATATCACTAATGATTGTAATATCAAATGTATTATTACAGATAAACTTGAAAGCATTGAAAAAATTAATTTTGATGGTCATATTATCTCTTATGAAACAACACAAAAAGATATTCCATCTTTTGAAGAGATTTATAAATACTACAACAAACCATATTTTCATGATGTAAATGGTCATGATAATGCAGTAATTACTTATTCATTTGGTATTACAGGACAACCTAAAGGTATCGTAATTTCTCATAGAAATTTAATTGATTCTGCAAGAGTTGTATCTCAGTATTTAGATTTAAATGAAGATGATGTAATCTCTGGAACGTTAATTTTCAATCTTGATTATGGTTTAAATCAAATCTTTTGTACATTATATAAAAGAGCAACATTAGCTTTACATAGATTAATTTTAGCTAATGATTTCTTCAATCATTTAATTAATGATAATGTAACAGTAGTACCATTAATGCCTATTAATATAACTTCAATGTTTGATGAAGATGAACATAGACTTCCAAGTATTGAACTATTATCAAAAGTAAGAATTCTTACATCTTCAGGTGGAAATGTAACGCAAAAGATGTTAAAAGATTTAGATAAATTCTTCCCTGATGCGAAGTTTTATTCTATGCATGGTTTAACAGAAGCATTTAGATCAACATACTTAGACCCCTCACAAATTCATATTAGACCTGATTCAATTGGAAAAGCAATTCCTGATGTTGAGTTATATGTAATTAATGAAGAAGGTAAAGAGTGTGGACTTAGAGAAGTTGGTGAATTAATCCATAGAGGTGGTTACATCTATAAAGGATTCTGGAATGCACCAATTGAAACTAGTGAGAGATTCAAATCTATTCAAATTCTTAAAAATGTAATTGACTTAGATGGGCAATTAGCAGATGAAACTGTAATTGCTACAGGAGATTATGTATATAAAGATGAAGAAGGTTATTTCTACTTTGTATCTAGACATGATGACATGATTAAAACAAGAGGATTTAGAGTAAGTCCTTATGAAATTGAATCAGTTGTAGCTAAAAATATCAAAGAGATTGACCAATGTGCTGTATTCTCAGTAGAGAATCCAGATATTGAAGAAGAGATTGTTTTAGTATATAGTGCACAAAATGAATTAGCTCCAAAAGAGATTAATTTTGAGCTTAAAAAACATCTTGCATCATATATGATACCAACTCAAATAATCTATAAAAGGTCACTTCCACTAGTACCTTCTGACAAAAATAAAGTAAATAAAGAAGAATTAAAAAAAGAACTTCTTACTAAATAAATTAAAATATAGCATTTTTGCTATATTTTTCTACTTTTCTACTATTTTTCCACTTTTATTGACTAGAATCAAGTACTTATAATAAGAAATTCATTAAAATGTATCTTATTAAAAAACAATGTAGAAGGATTTAATATGAAAAAACTAGTAATCGCAGCATCTTTATTAACTGCAGCATGTGTAGCATTCGCTAACCCATACGCTAAGTGTGCAGGTTGTCACGGAGCAAATGGTGAGAAAGTAGCATTAGGAAAATCTAAAGTAATTAAAGATATGTCTAAAGCTGATTTCATTGGTGCATTAAAAGGTTATAAAGATGGTTCTTACGGTGGACCAATGAAAGGTTTAATGAAAGGTCAAGTAGCTTCATTATCTGACGCTGACATCGAAGCAATCGCTAACCAAATCGTTAAGTAATTGTTCTTATGGTAACTAGGCTTCGGTCTAGTTATTATATAGAATCTCTATTCTATCTCGGCCATTAGCTTTGGCTTTATAAACACCCTCATCCGCTTTTTGAAGTAACTTATCTTTATCATTATAATTTTTATAAAAAGAAACACCCATACTAACACTAATTGAAATATCTTTGTTTGAATGATGTACTCTTTGAGATTTAATATCTTTTTGTAAATCATTTAATTTTGATTCAAGCATCAAAGATGGTAGAAAACATAAAATCACAAACTCTTCTCCACCATAACGATACACTTCACCATTTAAATAATAAGCATGTGTTCGAAGTTTTTCACCTAAATATTGTAATACTCTATCTCCAGCATCATGTCCATAGTTATCATTGATACCTTTAAATCTATCAGCATCAATAAAAACAGCACATAGTAAAGAAGCATTGTTTTGTTTTACATACTTTTCTAAATCTTCTTCCATCTTTTTTCGATTATAAACACCTGTTAAATAATCTCTAGTCATTCTATCTTCTAGTAGTTGTTTCTCTTTTAGTAGTTGTTCAATTAGATTATCTTTATAATCCTCACCCATAGTTGTATTCTTCTGTTCTAAGACTTTGCCAAGGCTAAACTCGAATCTATCAAAAGAGCTTGAATAAGCTACTTTATTACACTCTATGACTAACTGTGGTTTATCATCTCCCAAACCATTTGTAATTCTTAATTGCTCAAACTGTTTAATACCATAAGAGAGTTTATCATCAATTATTTTAGGTTCTAGTAGTTCTTTTTTCCAGTAACGATTATTTTCCTTTGTAAGGATTAGTGTTTTTTTTAATAATATATCTTCAAATAACTCTTTATTTACGGAAATTTTGTACATCACTACTCTTTTAAATTAATTATGAAACTATATCTATTCTAGACTTAGTTGTTAATATAAACAAAAGTTCTGATTATCTACATAAGTAAAACTTATTTAATATTCATAAGCATTTAATATAATTTAAAGTAATATAAAAGAAATAACTATAAGGATTTTCAATGATTTTAAGAGAAAAATTCACACCAATGTGTTTTTTATCAGCATTAGGTGCAGGAGGACTATCTGTATCATTTTTTATGTATTTAATGTTTCTAGTACCACACAAAGGAAGTCCAATGGCTACTTTTGATTTTATATATCCAGAACTATTAAAAGGAACATGGTTATCAGCTATTATTGTAATTTCACTTTTATTTATAATATTATTCGCAACACTACACTTCAAACTATTAATTTGGAATATAAAACAATTTAACTTATATAAAAAATCAGATTCATATAAAATATTAAAAGAATCAAATACTGAGATAACACTAATTACTCTACCTCTTACTTTTGCAATGACAATAAATGTAGCTTTTGTTTTAGGGGCAGTTTTTATTCCAAAACTTTGGAGTATTGTTGAGTATTTATTTCCTTTTGCATTAATAGGATTTTTACTTTGTGCGATTTATGCTTTAAAAATATTTTTCAATTACTTTTCAAGAATACTAATAAGTGGAGATGTTGATTGTACAAAAAACAATAACTTATCTCAAATGATTTCTATATTTGCCTTTTCTATGATAGCAGTTGGTTTTGCAGCTCCTGGAGCTATGAGCCATAATATCTCTATTAATGCTATTGGTATATTTGGGGCTTTATTTTTCACTTCCCTTGCACTGATATTACTTGTAATCAAAATTACTCTTGGTTTTAAAAATATGTTTGAACATGGAATTTCAATGGAAGCAGCACCATCACTTTGGATAATTATTCCTATTCTTACACTACTTGGTATTACAGCAGTTAGAGTATCTTTTGGATTAGATCATAATTTTGATGCAACACTAGCAAAATCATCACTATTTACTTTAACATCAGTTGTATTATCTCTTCAAATTATATTTGGAATACTAGGATATCAAATAATGAAAAAAATTGGATACTTTGAAGAGTTCATTCATAGTGAAAAAAGATCTCCTGTATCTTTTGCTTTAATATGTCCAGGAGTTGCTTTAATGGTATTTGGAATGTTTTTCATAAACTTTGGACTTACATATAATGAAGTAATTACAAAATACTCTCTTGCATACTTTGTATTAATGCTTCCATTTATGTTTATTCAATATAGAACAGTTTTATATTTCTTCAAACTAAAAAGAAAATTCAGCTTCTAAGAAAAAGATCTTTAAAATTTAAAGGTCTGCTCTATTGTAGATACAGTTCCTGTATAAAAAAACTCCCCTAAACCAATAGTAAATAACATACATCCATACAGCGAGTGAGCAATAAAAAGTAAAGTTAATGAGTGTGTTTTCATATACAACTTTGCAAACAAATATCCACCACCAATTGTGAGTATTACAGCAATCCAATTATGAAAAATTATATGCATAAAGCCAAACAAAAAAGCATTTATTAATATCATTTGTTCTTTATTTTTAAACAAAGATTTGTATCGGTGAAAGAAAAAAGCTCTATATACTAACTCTTGTGGATAAACAGAAAGTAAGGGATACAAAACAATAACAGCAAACCAAAGAATAATATTACTTTTAATCAAAGAGAAAAACATATCCGGAATAAAAAAGAACATAAGCAAGGCAATAAAAAGTGAAATTCCAAAGAATTGAAATAAAACTGATTTTATATTTGAATTTACAGCTTCATTTCTTAATAGATTTTTTCTATTGAACTTTTCATCTTTTAATAAAATATATACACACCAAGCACAAACAAGCCACAAGAAAGGCAAAACAGGAGTTGGTACAATAATATATAATACTAATGGAAATAAAATAAAAAGAGCAATAAACTCAAATACTAAGAATGTTTTACTTTTAAAAATTCTAATAATAGGCATATTTCTCCAATATAAAATAAAAATGTAGAATATTATATTTTAAGTTGTTTACAATTGAATTTCAATTAGGATAGAATATACAAAAAAAGGAGTATTCTTGAGAAATAATAAACTTTTTATATATTTAACTATTCTAATAATATCTCTATTTTTTAATGCTTGTACTTCTAGTATATCTAACATTACTATTAAAGATAAAAAGCTATCAGATTTAAATTATAGAGCTAATGATAATTTTATGAATCAAAAAAAAGAAGCTTCAAAGTTTCTAGATAAATACTTCAGACCTTGGAATCAAGAAGAGATAATTTCGAGTATGGATGATGCTACTTGGGGATTTAAATACAGATTAAAAGACATTTATTTAGAAAACCATAATAAAGCTTCTCAGTCATGGTTTTCAAAACAAATAGATAATTCAAACTTCCAGAAATATAATCAAGTATTAAAAAAAGCAATTTCAATAAGAAATACTAATGTTAGAGTTTTTCCTACAAAATCTGTAATGTTCTTAGATCCAAATAAACAAGGAGAGGGTTTTCCTTTTGATTATAATCAAAACTCCTTACTTAAAATAAATAGCCCTATTCTAATATCTCACTTTTCAAAAGATAAAGCATGGGCATATATGCAAGCTTCGAGTTTTGCAGGATGGGTGAGTATTAATGATATTGCATTTGTAAATGATGATTTTATAAAAGAGTTTCAAACTAACTCTTATGAAATAGCAATAAAAGAGAAGTTTGCTTTATATGATAGAATTTTTAGAGAGTTTATAAAAGTTGGTACTTTATTTCCTAAAAAAGATGGGAAATATTTAATAGCAAGAGCAGATTATAATCAAAATGCTCTAATATCAGAAGTATCAATAAAAAAAGAGAATATCAGTAAATTCCCAATAGAGTTTAATACAGAAAATAGAATCAAAATCGCCAAAACATTAATGAATGAACCTTATGGTTGGGGTGGATTGATGAATAATAGAGATTGTTCTAGTTTTACAAGGGATTTTTTTGCACCCTTTGGAAAGTACCTAAAACGAAACTCTAAAGCTCAAACAGATAATGGAAAAGTCTATGATATTTCAAAACTATCAAACAAAGAAAAGCAAGAGTACATAAAAGAAAATGCAATTGCTTTTTCTACTTTAATTTATCTAAAAGGTCATATTATGCTTTATGTTGGTGTTAAAGATAATGAACCACTTGTAATGCACAATATCTGGAGTATAAGACTTAAAAACAATGAAGGTAAAGAGTATAGACACATAATAGGGAAAACCTCTATAACTACTCTAGAACCAGCAAGAGAGCAAAAAGATTTTAATCCCAAAAAAAGTCTCTTATCAAAAATTCAAGCTATAGTAATTTTATAAAGGAAAAA contains the following coding sequences:
- a CDS encoding sensor domain-containing diguanylate cyclase: MKKNIAKYIEQFEQTLNFSDLSWWIIDYKNDPGYFYCNKVMANAFNLDINAQKHSVVDTCPIAGDYIKNVHLASTNKANLIIKEYLELLNQEKKEYNNTFPYYDKNIDTVKYFSSKAKALELDEEGNVSILFGLIENITSKETLSKELKEYHNIIDTNVMTATTNTKGIILNCSSALCNITGYSKEELVGQKYNILKHPDTSEKIFEKMELALAKGEIWENEIKNQKKNGEEYWIKLIVSPIFNEQGKIKAFTTINQDITDKKIIEKLSKKDKLTNLYNRAKLDILLEKELQTFERYETNSSIIMLDIDYFKSINDNYGHLIGDKVLVQIASILRSNTRITDFVGRWGGEEFLIICPNSDIENTEKVASKLKDVLEFSDFGMKKNVTASFGISSYKENDTVDTLLQRADNALYNAKENGRNTVELIP
- a CDS encoding methylaspartate mutase, whose translation is MSLLQEERNIILNNEYVDRFDFAEVEEFVKNASKNLFISHNFKTKDKMLVQPRGGFPTYDKMFALYEFFDKADVDVLPCTIDSNTRLNDYETAKKMLRLSEENEVDMLNGYPLVTHGYRNTRKMMTHFDKPISLRHGTPDARLLIETAIASGIFEIEGGPITYLLPYSKNFPLDKAFLYWKYVERVCADYSKLNEPINRESFGPLTATLVPPCITIVIQLLEMLLSLEEGVKSFSVSFSQTGSMNQDIVMGAVIKKLAKHYAHEIGVTDADIHLVYHQWMGAFPMDPNFAGQLINMSTVIASMVGANKLITKTKQEASGIPTKEANAETVANTQYLLRILNGLPNIVDEEEEEILTLEVMAIMEAVFNDKADTLWRKVFNSIKNGTIDVPFSPHIINNNEMITIRDKKKNIRIIKKGKVPIPDRCFEYEKAQCDLTKDTTSIVNDIIHDIGIMQ
- the glmS gene encoding methylaspartate mutase subunit S, with the protein product MKVVTGVVGNDIHVVANRLIELSLQARGFEVFNLGVNTYLEEFVDAVIETDADILLISSLNGEAEGWARELKILKSKYGSLLDDVVFMIGGNLVVGTGTAEDIVPRFKNYGFDLVFHQVDLNTGLDALEDFMKERNK
- a CDS encoding CPBP family intramembrane glutamic endopeptidase, whose protein sequence is MPIIRIFKSKTFLVFEFIALFILFPLVLYIIVPTPVLPFLWLVCAWCVYILLKDEKFNRKNLLRNEAVNSNIKSVLFQFFGISLFIALLMFFFIPDMFFSLIKSNIILWFAVIVLYPLLSVYPQELVYRAFFFHRYKSLFKNKEQMILINAFLFGFMHIIFHNWIAVILTIGGGYLFAKLYMKTHSLTLLFIAHSLYGCMLFTIGLGEFFYTGTVSTIEQTFKF
- a CDS encoding TsoY family (seleno)protein codes for the protein MILREKFTPMCFLSALGAGGLSVSFFMYLMFLVPHKGSPMATFDFIYPELLKGTWLSAIIVISLLFIILFATLHFKLLIWNIKQFNLYKKSDSYKILKESNTEITLITLPLTFAMTINVAFVLGAVFIPKLWSIVEYLFPFALIGFLLCAIYALKIFFNYFSRILISGDVDCTKNNNLSQMISIFAFSMIAVGFAAPGAMSHNISINAIGIFGALFFTSLALILLVIKITLGFKNMFEHGISMEAAPSLWIIIPILTLLGITAVRVSFGLDHNFDATLAKSSLFTLTSVVLSLQIIFGILGYQIMKKIGYFEEFIHSEKRSPVSFALICPGVALMVFGMFFINFGLTYNEVITKYSLAYFVLMLPFMFIQYRTVLYFFKLKRKFSF
- a CDS encoding glutamate mutase L, which codes for MSQVNENTNDKLLIDVGSTYFKMSTSKGVEQHFRDFNKDIFDDLTYKCGDTINAYEKEDVYICSSANGGLSTLIIGISNSFSLKYATNIAFNSGINIIDTVLNKDIDTTSRPSELIDVVIVVGGIDSVSKIFDEKLFNFLNDINYSNIVYVGSKKEAPYLSENIENLVVLPNIITNKLHVEEENLKEYLTNLYQADIMGKEDIKHLYDITSNQIFSTPYIVNKTLPYIGSKFTVANPYILIDIGGATTDIHYSKDLVDENMVTENEYDRLVFKKLGVYKSKESLIFAAKNNEFVYELLAHLKVTEHIFDETSEKATTILMQLAIFLVLCKVSTYRKAYINLKLHALNSIVFTGGISKVLKPEEIEDIVSFFYQKILSSQHNPNIVMDSNYDIWTLGVKEK
- a CDS encoding AMP-binding protein, with product MSINCIRTLIEDAALSHGDKTAITFNSKNISYNELLKKVNQVAFYLKELDLPKGTRVGVYSTKGIDQVIAILAILSTDYVLVPLTKLLKSEQVEYITNDCNIKCIITDKLESIEKINFDGHIISYETTQKDIPSFEEIYKYYNKPYFHDVNGHDNAVITYSFGITGQPKGIVISHRNLIDSARVVSQYLDLNEDDVISGTLIFNLDYGLNQIFCTLYKRATLALHRLILANDFFNHLINDNVTVVPLMPINITSMFDEDEHRLPSIELLSKVRILTSSGGNVTQKMLKDLDKFFPDAKFYSMHGLTEAFRSTYLDPSQIHIRPDSIGKAIPDVELYVINEEGKECGLREVGELIHRGGYIYKGFWNAPIETSERFKSIQILKNVIDLDGQLADETVIATGDYVYKDEEGYFYFVSRHDDMIKTRGFRVSPYEIESVVAKNIKEIDQCAVFSVENPDIEEEIVLVYSAQNELAPKEINFELKKHLASYMIPTQIIYKRSLPLVPSDKNKVNKEELKKELLTK
- a CDS encoding GGDEF domain-containing protein; this encodes MYKISVNKELFEDILLKKTLILTKENNRYWKKELLEPKIIDDKLSYGIKQFEQLRITNGLGDDKPQLVIECNKVAYSSSFDRFEFSLGKVLEQKNTTMGEDYKDNLIEQLLKEKQLLEDRMTRDYLTGVYNRKKMEEDLEKYVKQNNASLLCAVFIDADRFKGINDNYGHDAGDRVLQYLGEKLRTHAYYLNGEVYRYGGEEFVILCFLPSLMLESKLNDLQKDIKSQRVHHSNKDISISVSMGVSFYKNYNDKDKLLQKADEGVYKAKANGRDRIEILYNN
- a CDS encoding c-type cytochrome yields the protein MKKLVIAASLLTAACVAFANPYAKCAGCHGANGEKVALGKSKVIKDMSKADFIGALKGYKDGSYGGPMKGLMKGQVASLSDADIEAIANQIVK
- a CDS encoding SH3 domain-containing protein; the protein is MRNNKLFIYLTILIISLFFNACTSSISNITIKDKKLSDLNYRANDNFMNQKKEASKFLDKYFRPWNQEEIISSMDDATWGFKYRLKDIYLENHNKASQSWFSKQIDNSNFQKYNQVLKKAISIRNTNVRVFPTKSVMFLDPNKQGEGFPFDYNQNSLLKINSPILISHFSKDKAWAYMQASSFAGWVSINDIAFVNDDFIKEFQTNSYEIAIKEKFALYDRIFREFIKVGTLFPKKDGKYLIARADYNQNALISEVSIKKENISKFPIEFNTENRIKIAKTLMNEPYGWGGLMNNRDCSSFTRDFFAPFGKYLKRNSKAQTDNGKVYDISKLSNKEKQEYIKENAIAFSTLIYLKGHIMLYVGVKDNEPLVMHNIWSIRLKNNEGKEYRHIIGKTSITTLEPAREQKDFNPKKSLLSKIQAIVIL